In a genomic window of Thermoflexus sp.:
- a CDS encoding ribonuclease HII, giving the protein MPGRSRSRHRRPTLAEEMAFWRRGVQNVAGLDEAGRGAWAGPVVAAAVILPTDPRGLRRGLAGVRDSKTLTPEQREALFPEILRIARGVGIGMASPEEIDALGIVPATRLAMLRALEALPIPPEALIVDAMTLPVPLPQRVLFQADARCLSAAAASIVAKVARDRWMVEMDRIYPGYGFAGHKGYGTPDHRRALRIYGPSPIHRRSFAPVRSPSLL; this is encoded by the coding sequence ATGCCCGGTCGGAGTCGGTCTCGCCATCGCCGGCCGACGCTCGCTGAGGAGATGGCTTTCTGGCGTCGGGGCGTTCAGAACGTGGCGGGCCTGGATGAGGCGGGGCGGGGGGCATGGGCGGGTCCGGTGGTGGCGGCTGCGGTGATCCTTCCGACGGATCCCAGGGGCTTGCGCCGTGGGCTAGCGGGGGTGCGGGATTCCAAAACCCTGACCCCTGAGCAGCGGGAGGCCCTCTTTCCGGAGATCCTTCGGATCGCCCGGGGGGTGGGCATCGGGATGGCGAGCCCGGAGGAGATCGATGCCCTCGGCATCGTCCCGGCGACCCGCCTGGCGATGCTGCGGGCCCTGGAGGCGCTGCCGATCCCTCCCGAGGCGCTGATCGTGGACGCCATGACCCTGCCCGTCCCGCTGCCCCAGCGGGTTCTTTTTCAGGCGGATGCCCGCTGCCTGTCGGCGGCGGCGGCGTCCATTGTGGCCAAGGTCGCCCGGGATCGATGGATGGTGGAAATGGATCGGATCTACCCGGGATACGGCTTCGCAGGGCATAAAGGCTACGGCACGCCGGACCACCGTCGGGCGCTTCGGATCTACGGCCCCAGCCCCATCCACCGCCGGTCCTTCGCCCCGGTTCGCTCGCCTTCCCTGCTTTAG